The genomic segment CTCTTGTGTTTTTAACATTAGTTAATGTATTTGACAAAAAGTTTTCATTAGCGAATATTTCAAAATATTTTCTAGCCCACTCTCTAACAAGTTCAGCACCAGCGATGTTTCTAGCATATCTGCTCTGTAAGCCTTCGTCTAATATCTTATCTAACTGATAATCTAAAGCAAACATATGTGCAAGTGAAGGCGTAGACGGATATTGATAATCCTTCTTTTGAATGCAATTATATAGTCCTAATAAATCAAAATATACTCCTCTATTTGTAACTTGCTTAGCTCTTTCTACTGCTTTTTTTGAGAATGTGCAAATAGCCATTCCTGCAGGTAATCCTAAACATTTCTGAGTTGAAGTTATACAAATATCTATAGCCCATTCATCTACTTTTACTTCTGTTCCAGCAGCGTTACTTACTGTGTCAACGCATACTACAATTTCAGGGTATTTTTTGTAAACTGACGAAAGAACTTCCATGTTATTCACGAGTCCTGTTGAAGTCTCATTCATAGTAATCGTTATTAAATCATATTTACCAGTTACTAATGCTTCTTCGATCATTTCTGGAGTTGTTGGTTGTCCCCATTCAGATTCAAATTTATCTGCTGGTACTCCATTATCCGTACACATTTCAAACCATCTGTTTCCAAATGCTCCTACTGAAAATATTGCTGCTCTCTTGGCTGTACATGAACGTACAGCACCTTCCATTAGACCACTTCCTGAACTCGTTGAAAGTAGTATTTCTTCTTTAGTATTAAACACTTTTCTCATTTTGTCGCTTATGTTTCTTTGTAGCTCTGATGCTTCCTTGCCTCTATGTGATATTTGAGGCGTAGCCATTTTTTGAAGTACGTCCTCTGCTACATCTACTGGCCCCGGTATAAATAATCTTTTATGCATGATTCACCCTCCAAGTTTTACTTTTCCCATTTTTTGTTAATCTTATGATTTGTCTTGAAGTCTAATAACTATTTTAACACTTAAATATAAATTTCTCAATATATTTAAAATAAATATATTGAATATTCTATATTTAATACGCAATTCTATATTAGTATATCATATGCTTTATAATTTGTTTTTAAATTACTGTTTTAACATTTTTTACACTAAGGTTTTGGCTTTGTTATGATGTGTAACTCCCACTTAGAAGTGGGAGACTTTCTTGTGGAATGCCTCTAAAATATTAGTGATTTAATATTTGCATTAACCTTGATCTAATCCTGCTAAAACTTTGTCATATAAATTGACTTCACATTTATTGTCTTTTAAATGCTGGCAATTATCACAGCTCTTACTAAATGATGTTCCTATTGAAGATTGAAATCCTGTTCCTACCGAGTCATATCCTTTACAGCTATTTGCTACATGTGTCATCTGTTCTATATTTGGCATAATATTGTTCCTCCTTATAATTTAAAACTTAATTAATTTCTTCTTATTATTTCCCTACTTTCATCAAATAATTCCTCTATACATTTTTATATTACAGAATTACCACAACTATTATAACTTTCAGCACCATATTTAAAAAATTATATTACCAAAACTTCTCTAATCTAAATAATTTTAATTTTTTTATAATTTCCTGTAAATTAAATAAAGCTACCAAAACATAAACTGTTCTAGTAGCTTGTATATGCTATTTAAAATAGCATCTTTTATTATATTAATAACCTATTGCTTTTATATGCTCTTCAAGTTTTTACAACTTTCATCCTACTACCTTATTCAAGGTTATCCCACCAGTAATCTTTTATGTTAATTATAGATTCAGTTTCTCTACAGTATTTTGTAGTTAAACACTGCCTTAAATTTCTTGGGCATCTTTTGCATAAACAGTCCACGTCTCCGCCATTACACTGTTTTGTAGAGGCTTCAGGACATTTATCACAGTTATCTCCACCTACAGCCATTTTATCACCTACCACTTTAATTAAAATTGTTTTATCAATAGTTACTATATTTTATGCTATTTTTCTTCATTCTCTGTCTCGTAAATCGTTCTATACTTAATCATTATTTCATTTAAAATATCTGCTACTATTGGGGGGGTATATGTAATTGCATTAGCCCCTGCTTTTATAGTTTCCCTTATAGTTTCATTATTTGGACCACCTGTCGCAATTATAGGAAAATCGGGATGTTTTTCTCTTATTTTTCCAACTATATACGCTGTCTTTTTAGCACCTGAAACATTGATTATAGTTGCTCCGGCATTTATCCTAGCCTCTGTATCTTCAAATTCTGACACAACTGTAACTATTATTGGAATATCTATAGTTCTCCTTACTTGTCTTATAACATCATTTGATATAGGACTATTGACTACTACACCCATAGCACCTTTAAATTCAGCATCTAGTGCTAAATTTGTCACCCTTCTCCCTGTAGTAATCCCTCCTCCAACGCCACAAAACACTGGTACATCTGCTGCTAATACTAAGGCTTCTGTTATAATGGGCTGAGGTGTAAATGGATATACTGCAATAATTGCATCCGCATTTGTATTTCTTATAACTGCCACATCTGTAGTAAAAACAAAAGATTTCAACCTTTTCCCAAATATTACAATTCCACTAGCATCCCTAATTGCACTTGGTAGCTCTATCATATGGCTCCTCAAACTCCCTGTTATTTGAGGCACTTTTTTACTTAAATTTTTACCTTCAATGTTATTTTCCATTTTTATCCTTCTCTCTTTTTATAATTATTTAATATTAACACTAATATAATATTTAATCTAATTATTACGAAGCTACTAATATTTTATTAACATCCCCATTATAATTATACTTATAATGGGGATTTAATTCTACCCTTAATACTTATATTATTTTATTTGTACTAGTAATTCTTTTGCCTTTACTATAAAATAATTACATAGGGTTTAAGTTTATAAATTAAGGAGGTCTTTTATGAGAATAAAAATTCATTCTACCTATTATATGTTTATTTGCTTATCTTTATTTTTCATGATTTTAGCATTTGTTATGAACACCCCAACGGAAATCTTCATAGGTTTTAAAAAAATAATTTTTGAATCTAATATACTAATTACAGATTATGTAGAACTTGCGGGCATTGGCGCTACCTTTTTTAATATGTCTTTAGTAGTTTTAGCCTCTATATTCCTACTTGTACATGTAGGAATAAAACCAAATGGTTCCACTGTAGCGGCACTATTTACAATGGCAGGCTTCTCTCTTTTCGGAAAAAGCATTGTAAATATCTGGCCAATAATATTTGGGGTTTGGTTATATTCTAGATATCAAAAGGAAAAGTTTATAAATTATGTTTTAATAGCACTATTTGGAACAACTTTATCTCCTACCGTTAATCAATTAGCATTTTTAGGTCATTTACCCTTTCTAGGAAATATAATTATAGCAATATTAATAAGCACTTTTATCGGCTTTATTTTCCCTCCAATGGCAGCTTATTGTCTAAAGCTTCACCAAGGTTATAATCTTTATAATATAGGTTTCGCAGCTGGCCTTCTTGCAACCTTGATCATGTCTTTACTAAGAGCTTTTGGTATAAACTTTGAAAGTCGATTACTTTGGTCTACAGGAAATAATTTATTTTTTTCTATAATATTAATTTCCTTATTCATACTAATGATAATAGTTGGATTCATACATAATGATAAAAGTTTTAAAAACTTATTTAAACTTTATAAACAACCTGGTAGACTAGTAAGTGATTATTACCTTTTATTTGGACGTGGACTTACTATGATAAACATGGGTATTCTAGGCGTATATTCAACTATTTACGTACTCATAATTGGAGGGGATTTAAATGGTCCTACTATAGGTGGAATATTAACCATTGTTGGTTTTGGATCATTTGGAAAGCACCTACGAAATGTATTTCCTGTTATGATAGGCGCAACACTTTCATCTCTATTAAATATTTGGCAATTTAGTTCACCTGGAATGCTATTAGGTATCTTATTTAGTTCGACATTAGCTCCTATTTCAGGTCAATTTGGATGGATTTATGGTGCTATTGCCGGATTTTTGCACATTTGCTTGTCCATGAATATTAGCTATCTTCATGGTGGCTTAAATCTATACAATAACGGTTTTTCAGGAGGAATAGTATGTATAATCCTTATTCCAATTATTACTGCATTTAGAAAGGAGGTTGATTAATATTGAAACATACAGATCAACGAAATATAAAAATAGTAACTGAATTAATGGGTTATTGTTATAAACATGGTTCAGATAATGTTCATATTGATATAAGTAAAGAAAATAAAAAAATAATCATATTTATAAGAGCACAACTTTCCTTTATATCCAAAGAAAATCTTGAGCTTTTAGAAGAATCACTAACCGCACCAAGATGTCATGAAATGGAAGAATACTATTGGAATCTTACAGGGGATAGTGATACATGTACAGAACTTACCCTTGTAGGTATGATGATTGATGAATCTCACATAAATTATGTAGATGGCGAGTATCTAGAGATACTTTTAACTAGGATTCCATAAAGAACTTTAAATGGCTAGGTTAAATTACTTTGCATTTAACAATTTCAGAAGATTAAACAATTATTAATTTTGAATCTTCTGAAATATCGTTAAACTTTCACAGTAGATTTTAAATTATTTTATGAAATTTACTCTTTCTATTTGATATCGCAGTAGTTAGCCTATATATCACATCTATACGCCTCTTCTCCCTTATATTCAATTTCCTTCAGCAATTTTCTTACAACCCTTTTCCCTATTTCGTCTTCACTCATTTCACATATGGCATCATCTAATTTTTCCCACTCAGCCCAATCAACTTCAGGGGACTTATTTATTTCACCTTTAACATACTTAGCCATAAAAGTTAACATTATAATTTCTTTAGAAGCTAAATAATCACTCCCCAAATATCTTATCTCTCCAACTATTATTCCAGTCTCCTCTTTAACTTCTCTATGAACAGTTTCTTCAACAGATTCTCCAGTATTTACATACCCTGATACTAATACCTTTGAATTCTTAAAAGTGTAATTTTGTTTAAGAAGTAAAATTTCTTTACCCTTGACAACTGCAACTACCACACATGGTTTTGGTGTGTCGAAATACATAATATCATCCACAGGGCAATATGGAACTGCCCCTTCATCCCAGCTATTTTTCTTTATTAATTCTTTTCCACAAATTGGGCAATATATAAATTTCAAACTTTTACCTCCTCAATTCCCATGTTCTTAACCCACATGTTATTTAACATTCTATTTCAATTATTTCTTACTTTAAAACAAATGTCATCACGTTTCTTAAATCATTATCTTCGAAGCTACATTAAATTATCGCCTGCGGTGCTGTAATATCAGCGGCTTCAGAATAAGACTTGTATTCCCACTGAAGTTTTTTCTTTGTTTAGTCCGTAACCCTCTCTTATATAAGATGGGGTCTTTCCTTCTAAAATTTCGTTAAATTTATAAAACAACTTCAACTGGATTACTTAAAGTTATAAACTTTTCACCAACTTCACATTCGTAAGCAAAAATATCAACACCATTTTTGCATGCCAATCTTAATGCTTCTCCAAACGCTACATCCATATCATCATATGGAGAGAAATTTTTTATATTGCTCATTTGAATAAGAAATAGTACTCCAGCTCCAAATCCTCTCTTTTTAGCCTCTATAAGCTCTAATAAGTGTTTTCTGCCTCTCTCTGTAGGTGCATCTGGAAACTTAGTTTTACCATCTACTTCAAATGTAACCCCTTTTACCTCGAGGTAATATTCTTCATCCATGTCATTAGATAGTTTAAAATCAAATCTACTATTTCCAAAAGTCTTTTCTCTTTGTATTATATTATATTTAACCAGATTTTGTATTTTTTTATCTTTTAATGCCTCCTCAACAACTTTATTAGGCATTTGTGAATCTATATTAATGATCTTATTATCTTTATACCCTGAAATTAGATCATATAATGTTTTTCTAGTAGGATTAAGCTCTTCTCTTAATAGAACTGTGGAGCCTGGAATTAGTATTTCCTTACATCTCCCCGTATTAGGAACATGTACTATTATTTCTTCGCCATTAAGATTTACATACGCTTGAAATCTATTTGGTCTTCTTATAAATTCGGCAACAAAAATCCTTTTATTTATAAACATAATTTCATCTCCATTTTTTAAATATACACTAAAAAATAAAAATAATCAACATTATCCACAATCATAATATTATTTTATGCGAAAATATTGATTATTATATAACGCCATAAAAAAGCCCTTGCTTTTGCAAGGACTTTTTTATGGTGACTCCTAGGGGAATTGAACCCCTGTTACCACCGTGAAAGGGTGGTGTCTTAACCGCTTGACCAAGGAGCCTTATAAAATTTGGTGGCTTACCGGGGAATCGAACCCCGGACACCATGATTAAAAGTCATGTGCTCTACCAACTGAGCTAGTAAACCATATTGGCTGGGATAGCAGGATTTGAACCTACGGATGCCACAGTCAAAGTGTGGTGCCTTACCGCTTGGCGATACCCCAATATTGTATGGTGCGTCTTAAGGGATTCGAACCCCTGGCCCACGCCTTAGAAGGGCGTTGCTCTATCCAACTGAGCTAAAGACGCATATTAAATAAATAAAATGGAGCGGGTAGAGGGAATCGAACCCTCGTAATTAGCTTGGAAGGCTAACACTCTACCATTGAGTTATACCCGCTTATATAAATATGGTGCAGGTGAAGGGACTTGAACCCCCATGCCGTAAAGCGCTAGATCCTAAGTCTAGTGCGTCTGCCATTCCGCCACACCTGCATACATATGGTGACTCCTAGGGGAATTGAACCCCTGTTACCACCGTGAAAGGGTGGTGTCTTAACCGCTTGACCAAGGAGCCTTATAAAATACTTAAATATTCTTATTTTAGTATTGACCTGGCGACAACCTACTCTTCCACAAGGTCACCCCTGCAGTACCATCGGCGCATTGAAGCTTAACCTTCGTGTTCGGTATGGGAACGGGTGTTACCTTCATGCCATAATCACCAGATTTATTTTCAGAAACAATAATTGAGAATCTACCGTCGTTGACTACGGATATTAGATATAAAATATATTCTCATTATTATCTCTATATAGAGAAATTTCACTTTCTTTACAGAAAAGTATTCTCTCAAAATTGCACAGTGAATTAATCTTCTTCCTTTGTCAGAAGCTTAGTTTCTTTCTTACGAAAGAAATGGTTCCTGCAGAAGAAGTATATCGCATTACTTTTAATTATATATTTAGGTCAAGCCCTCGACTTATTAGTATTAGTCAGCTGAACATGTTACCATGCTTACACCTCTAACCTATCAACCTGGTGGTCTTCCAGGAGTCTTACTAACACCGCACTTACGTGCGAGTTATGGGAAATCTCATCTCAGGGTGGGCTTCACGCTTAGATGCTTTCAGCGTTTATCCCTTCCAAACATAGCTACCCAGCGATGCCACTGGCGTGACAACTGGTGCACCAGAGGTTTGTCCATCCCGGTCCTCTCGTACTAAGGACAGCTCCCTTCAAATTTCCTACGCCCGCGACGGATAGGGACCGAACTGTCTCACGACGTTCTGAACCCAGCTCGCGTGCCGCTTTAATGGGCGAACAGCCCAACCCTTGGGACCTACTTCAGCCCCAGGATGCGACGAGCCGACATCGAGGTGCCAAACCTCCCCGTCGATGTGGACTCTTGGGGGAGATCAGCCTGTTATCCCCGAGGTAGCTTTTATCCGTTGAGCGATGGCCCTCCCACGAGGTACCACCGGATCACTAAGCCCGACTTTCGTCCCTGCTCCACTTGTAAGTGTCGCAGTCAGGCTCCCTTCTGCCTTTGCACTCTTCGCGCGATTTCCAACCGCGCTGAGGGAACCTTTGGGCGCCTCCGTTACTTTTTTGGAGGCGACCGCCCCAGTCAAACTGCCCACCTAACAATGTCCTGTGACCAGATTCATGGCCTCCAGTTAGAACCTCAGTACTGTCAGGGTGGTATCCCAAGGATGACTCCACACAGGCTGACGCCCATGTTTCTCAGTCTCCCACCTATCCTGTACAGACAATACCGAAATTCAATGCTAAGCTACAGTAAAGCTCTACGGGGTCTTTCCGTCCAATCGCGGGTAGCAAGCATCTTCACTTGCACTACAATTTCGCCGGATGTGTTGTTGAGACAGTGCCCAAATCATTACGCCATTCGTGCGGGTCGGAACTTACCCGACAAGGAATTTCGCTACCTTAGGACCGTTATAGTTACGGCCGCCGTTTACTGGGGCTTAAGTTCATACCTTCGCTTGCGCTAAGTAATCCCCTTAACCTTCCAGCACCGGGCAGGCGTCAGCCCCTATACATCAGCTTTCGCTTTAGCAGAGACCTGTGTTTTTGCTAAACAGTTGCTTGGGCCTATTCTCTGCGACCTACTTACGTAGGCACCCCTTCTCCCGAAGTTACGGGGTCAATTTGCCGAGTTCCTTAACAACAATTCTTCCGATGGTCTTAGGATTCTCTCCTCACCTACCTGTGTCGGTTTGCGGTACGGGCACCAATATCCTCGATAGAGACTTTTCTTGGCAGCGTGGAATCAGATACTTCGGGAATAAATTCCCTTCCCCATAACATCTCAGCGTTAAGAGCAAACGGATTTGCCTGTCTGCTCCGCCTAAATGCTTAGACACACATCCAATAGTGTGCACATCTTATCCTCCTGCGTCATCCCATTTCTAATAACGTCCATTGGTGGTATCGGAATATCAACCGATTGTCCATCACCTACGCCTTTCGGCCTCGGCTTAGGTCCCGACTAACCCTGAGAGGACGAGCCTTCCTCAGGAAACCTTAGGTTTTCGACCGTTAAGATTCTCACTTAACTCTCGCTACTCATGCCAACATTCTCACTTCTGTACCGTCCACCACTCCTTACGGTATGACTTCAGCCAGTACAGAAAGCTCCTCTACCGCGTACACAATTGTGTACACCCATAGCTTCGGTGGTAAGTTTTAGCCCCGGACATCTTCGGCGCAGGATCTCTTGACTAGTGAGCTATTACGCACTCTTTAAATGAGTGGCTGCTTCTGAGCCAACATCCTAGTTGTCTTAGAAATCCCACATCCTTTTCCACTTAACTTACACTTTGGGACCTTAGCTGATGGTCTGGGCTGTTTCCCTTTTGACTACGGATCTTATCATTCGCAGTCTGACTGCCGAAATAAAAGTATATGGCATTCGGAGTTTGATAGGGTTCAGTAACTGTTGTCAGCCCCTAGCCCATTCAGTGCTCTACCTCCATTACTCAATTAATCGACGCTAGCCCTAAAGCTATTTCGAGGAGAACCAGCTATCTCCGAGTTCGATTGGAATTTCTCCGCTATCCACAGCTCATCCCATGGTTTTTCAACACCAACGTGGTTCGGACCTCCACGGAATTTTACTTCCGCTTCATCCTGGCCATGGATAGGTCACCCGGTTTCGGGTCTACGACATGCAACTATGCGCCCTATTCAGACTTGGTTTCCCTTCGGCTCCGTACCTTAAGTACTTAACCTTGCTACATATCGTAACTCGTTGGCTCGTTCTACAAAAAGCACGCCGTCACACATATAAAGTGCTTCGACCGGTTGTAGGCACACGGTTTCAGGTTCTATTTCACTCCCCTTCCGGGGTTCTTTTCACCTTTCCCTCACGGTACTTCTTCACTATCGGTCACTAGGTAGTATTTAGCCTTGGGAGGTGGTCCTCCCAGCTTCCCACAAGGTTTCACGTGTCTCGTGGTACTCTGGATTAGATCTGACTGTTTTTCCTTTTCATTTACAGGCCTATTACCTTCTGCGGAGCAGCTTTCCAGCTATCTTCAATTAAGGAATTGCAGTATTTATGATCTATCCTCAACCCCCAGATCAAAGACCTGGGTTTGGGCTCTTTCCCTTTCGCTCGCCGCTACTTAGGAAATCGATGTTTCTTTCTCTTCCTCCGGGTACTTAGATGTTTCAGTTCCCCGGGTCTACCTCTGCATACCTATTTATTCAGTATGCAGTACATAGTTGTTACTATGTGGGTTCCCCCATTCGGAAATCTTTGGATCACAGGCTATTTGCGCCTACCCAAAGCTTATCGCAGCTTAACGCGTCCTTCTTCGGCTCCTAGTGCCAAGGCATTCGCCATGCGCCCTTTGTAGCTTGACCTTGATTCTGTCTATTTACATAGACGGTTATATTAATTTTGCGAAATTGTATTAAATTAATTTATAAACTACTTGCGTAGTTTTAATTTTTTTAAAACAACTTTTTTCACTGTGCAATTTTCAAAGAACATTTTAAGAAAAACTATTCATTATCTAACTCCTAAGAGTTAGATAAAATTAGTCTCTCAAAATTAAACAGAGAACTAGGTACGATTAATTACAATAGATATTTTTGAAGAACAAATTAATATTCTTCTATTGCATCGACCGAAGTCAATACATCTACTCCCTAGAAAGGAGGTGATCCAGCCGCAGGTTCTCCTACGGCTACCTTGTTACGACTTCACCCCAATCATCAATCCCACCTTCGGCCGCTGGCTCCTTACGGTTACCTCACGGACTTCGGGTGTTACCAACTCTCATGGTGTGACGGGCGGTGTGTACAAGGCCCGGGAACGTATTCACCGCGACATGCTGATTCGCGATTACTAGCAACTCCGGCTTCATGTAGGCGAGTTGCAGCCTACAATCCGAACTGGGATGAGTTTTTGAGTTTGGCTCCACCTTGCGGTCTTGCATCTCTTTGTACTCACCATTGTAGCACGTGTGTAGCCCTAGACATAAGGGGCATGATGATTTGACGTCATCCCCACCTTCCTCCCGGTTAACCCGGGCAGTCTCACTAGAGTGCTCAACTTAATGGTAGCAACTAATGATAAGGGTTGCGCTCGTTGCGGGACTTAACCCAACATCTCACGACACGAGCTGACGACAACCATGCACCACCTGTCACCCTGTCCCGAAGGACTTCGCCCATCTCTGGGTTATGCAGGGGATGTCAAGTCTAGGTAAGGTTCTTCGCGTTGCTTCGAATTAAACCACATGCTCCGCTGCTTGTGCGGGCCCCCGTCAATTCCTTTGAGTTTTAATCTTGCGATCGTACTCCCCAGGCGGAATACTTAATGTGTTAACGGCGGCACCGAGGTTCGACCCCCGACACCTAGTATTCATCGTTTACGGCGTGGACTACCAGGGTATCTAATCCTGTTTGCTCCCCACGCTTTCATGCCTCAGCGTCAGTTACAGTCCAGTAAGTCGCCTTCGCCACTGGTGTTCTTCCTAATCTCTACGCATTTCACCGCTACACTAGGAATTCCACTTACCTCTCCTGCACTCTAGACACCCAGTTTCAAATGCAGCACCCAAGTTAAGCTCGGGTATTTCACATCTGACTTAAATGTCCGCCTACGCATCCTTTACGCCCAGTAAATCCGGACAACGCTTGCCACCTACGTATTACCGCGGCTGCTGGCACGTAGTTAGCCGTGGCTTCCTCCTCTGGTACCGTCATTATCGTCCCAGAAGACAGAACTTTACAACCCGAAGGCCTTCATCATTCACGCGGCGTTGCTGCGTCAGGGTTTCCCCCATTGCGCAATATTCCCCACTGCTGCCTCCCGTAGGAGTCTGGACCGTGTCTCAGTTCCAATGTGGCCGATCACCCTCTCAGGTCGGCTACGCATCGTCGCCTTGGTGAGCCGTTACCTCACCAACTAGCTAATGCGCCGCGGGTCCATCTCAAAGTGGAATTTTCCGAAGAAAAATCCTTTGATGTTTCGATCATGCGACCAAAACATATTATGCGGTATTAATCTCCCTTTCGGGAGGCTATTCCCCTCTTTGAGGCAGGTTACCCACGTGTTACTCACCCGTCCGCCGCTAATCCACCCCGAAAGGTTTCATCGCTCGACTTGCATGTGTTAGGCACGCCGCCAGCGTTCGTCCTGAGCCAGGATCAAACTCTCAATTTAAAAGTTTACACTTTTTTAGTTGAAATGATTAATCTGCGACAACTGTTAAGTTGTTACGCAAGCTCATTACATACTTTTAGTACTTTATACTAAAGTAATTAACTGGTTTAGCGAAATATTATTTCGCTATCTTTACCTATTTCTCTGTTTAATTTTCAAAGACCAATTTGTTTCGTCATTATGTGACGACCTCTACTATTGTACTAGGTATTTCTTGTTTTGTCAACATTTTTTTATTATTATAAAAATGTGTTTTTAAAGTAATATTCAAATGTTAACTTATCAATTTTCACCTTTATCGTTACTCACTCATAGCGACAAGGAATATCTTATCATAGAATATGCTCTATAAAATTAAATTTAAAGCAATTAAAATAAACCAAGTTTCGCATTCTTGAATTTTTAAACTTTTTCTCTATATATCTTATATTGATACACCAGGATAGTTATTTTAATAATACTTACTAGTATTTAATAATTAAATATCTCATACAATAATTTCAACAATTATCACATATATTAAATGTTCTCCTTAACGGGCTATAAATATACCATTATAAAGTCTTTTATTTATAAAAGATTAAATTATCGCCTGCGGAGCTGCACTATTATAAAATTAACCTTACCCTAATTTTATAATTTATTAACAAATAACAAATAGAGTAATACCCCTTATAAGAGATATTACTCTATTTGTTATTTCTTATTTATATAAACCACCACTACTACGGTAACATCACATTAACATTCTAAAAATTATTAAAAATATTACTCCTGGTACTCCTAAAAATCCTGCAATTAGTGCCGTTACAGCATTTATTGGAATTACTATACCTACATACTTGCCTAGAAAATTAGCAAGCAGCAATAGTAAGACACCAAAAACACAATTCAATATTAATTTAACCAGTATTTTTAGTGGCCAAGAAAAGAGCTTGACTACAATTAACATCCCCACTATACCAATTAAAAAATATAATGCTATATCCATATCTCAATCCCCCTATGTAAATCTTTAATTTCCCTTTTTTTATTATGTTTCTAACTTACTTTAAATTTTTTTTATCTCTTCATGCTAGCACCAATCTCCTCGATCATGTAGCTAGCATCAATAGTTACACCCTTTCTTCTAGCTTCCAATAAAAAATATATGTATCTAGCTTTAGATTGATCTTCTCTATAAATTGCATAGTCTACAAGTCTAGGGTCATCTGCCACTTGAAAGTATTTTTTTGCAGTTTCCCACTCAAGTTTGGCTTCTTCTAATTGGATAATAATATCCTTTTGTTCCTGT from the Clostridium sp. CM027 genome contains:
- a CDS encoding alanine--glyoxylate aminotransferase family protein, with protein sequence MHKRLFIPGPVDVAEDVLQKMATPQISHRGKEASELQRNISDKMRKVFNTKEEILLSTSSGSGLMEGAVRSCTAKRAAIFSVGAFGNRWFEMCTDNGVPADKFESEWGQPTTPEMIEEALVTGKYDLITITMNETSTGLVNNMEVLSSVYKKYPEIVVCVDTVSNAAGTEVKVDEWAIDICITSTQKCLGLPAGMAICTFSKKAVERAKQVTNRGVYFDLLGLYNCIQKKDYQYPSTPSLAHMFALDYQLDKILDEGLQSRYARNIAGAELVREWARKYFEIFANENFLSNTLTNVKNTRGISISDLNKKLGERGFIISNGYGKLKDKTFRIAHMAETTPEEVKNLLKIITEILELK
- a CDS encoding hydrolase, with the protein product MENNIEGKNLSKKVPQITGSLRSHMIELPSAIRDASGIVIFGKRLKSFVFTTDVAVIRNTNADAIIAVYPFTPQPIITEALVLAADVPVFCGVGGGITTGRRVTNLALDAEFKGAMGVVVNSPISNDVIRQVRRTIDIPIIVTVVSEFEDTEARINAGATIINVSGAKKTAYIVGKIREKHPDFPIIATGGPNNETIRETIKAGANAITYTPPIVADILNEIMIKYRTIYETENEEK
- a CDS encoding DUF1576 domain-containing protein; the protein is MRIKIHSTYYMFICLSLFFMILAFVMNTPTEIFIGFKKIIFESNILITDYVELAGIGATFFNMSLVVLASIFLLVHVGIKPNGSTVAALFTMAGFSLFGKSIVNIWPIIFGVWLYSRYQKEKFINYVLIALFGTTLSPTVNQLAFLGHLPFLGNIIIAILISTFIGFIFPPMAAYCLKLHQGYNLYNIGFAAGLLATLIMSLLRAFGINFESRLLWSTGNNLFFSIILISLFILMIIVGFIHNDKSFKNLFKLYKQPGRLVSDYYLLFGRGLTMINMGILGVYSTIYVLIIGGDLNGPTIGGILTIVGFGSFGKHLRNVFPVMIGATLSSLLNIWQFSSPGMLLGILFSSTLAPISGQFGWIYGAIAGFLHICLSMNISYLHGGLNLYNNGFSGGIVCIILIPIITAFRKEVD
- a CDS encoding NAD(+) diphosphatase produces the protein MKFIYCPICGKELIKKNSWDEGAVPYCPVDDIMYFDTPKPCVVVAVVKGKEILLLKQNYTFKNSKVLVSGYVNTGESVEETVHREVKEETGIIVGEIRYLGSDYLASKEIIMLTFMAKYVKGEINKSPEVDWAEWEKLDDAICEMSEDEIGKRVVRKLLKEIEYKGEEAYRCDI
- the sfsA gene encoding DNA/RNA nuclease SfsA encodes the protein MFINKRIFVAEFIRRPNRFQAYVNLNGEEIIVHVPNTGRCKEILIPGSTVLLREELNPTRKTLYDLISGYKDNKIINIDSQMPNKVVEEALKDKKIQNLVKYNIIQREKTFGNSRFDFKLSNDMDEEYYLEVKGVTFEVDGKTKFPDAPTERGRKHLLELIEAKKRGFGAGVLFLIQMSNIKNFSPYDDMDVAFGEALRLACKNGVDIFAYECEVGEKFITLSNPVEVVL
- a CDS encoding pro-sigmaK processing inhibitor BofA family protein — encoded protein: MDIALYFLIGIVGMLIVVKLFSWPLKILVKLILNCVFGVLLLLLANFLGKYVGIVIPINAVTALIAGFLGVPGVIFLIIFRMLM
- a CDS encoding DUF2508 family protein; translated protein: MNRKKIIEILFSTLKYTQEQKDIIIQLEEAKLEWETAKKYFQVADDPRLVDYAIYREDQSKARYIYFLLEARRKGVTIDASYMIEEIGASMKR